The following are encoded in a window of Vigna unguiculata cultivar IT97K-499-35 chromosome 8, ASM411807v1, whole genome shotgun sequence genomic DNA:
- the LOC114193932 gene encoding flowering-promoting factor 1-like protein 2, whose protein sequence is MSGVWMFKNNGVYRLVENPQAEGSDGRQGKGSSSKRKVLVHLPSGEVVSSYAFLEQILTGLGWERYYDGDPDLYQFHKHSSIDLISLPKDFSKFNSINMYDIVIKNPNVFHVRDK, encoded by the coding sequence atgtctggGGTGTGGATGTTCAAGAACAATGGTGTGTATCGGTTGGTGGAAAACCCTCAAGCTGAAGGGTCAGATGGGAGACAAGGGAAGGGAAGTAGCTCAAAGAGAAAGGTTTTGGTGCACTTGCCAAGTGGTGAAGTTGTTTCTTCCTATGCTTTTCTTGAACAAATTTTAACTGGATTGGGTTGGGAGAGGTACTATGATGGAGACCCTGACCTCTACCAATTCCACAAACACTCCTCAATTGACCTAATTTCCCTCCCAAAAGACTTCTCCAAGTTCAACTCCATCAACATGTATGATATAGTCATCAAGAACCCCAATGTCTTCCATGTTCGTGATAAGTGA
- the LOC114194805 gene encoding uncharacterized protein LOC114194805, which translates to MWDSLSALLECKKLSTLDIQYRAPSWQWIKTFVKGYAQIVAPLTELLKKYAFLWIDSATTTFVVLKHAITSSPILAIPNFKEPFVLETDASETSYVHTRALAQAENSRLSKVTSRSGERSSPKRECVGTLACRCSFSPDKGWPRSGEEGSPKRELASLAGLFVDSLA; encoded by the exons ATGTGGGATTCTCTAAGTGCTCTTTTGGAGTGCAAGAAGTTGAGTACCTTGGACATACAATATCGGGCTCCGAGTTGGCAATGGATCAAG ACGTTTGTAAAAGGGTATGCTCAAATAGTTGCTCCATTGACAGAGTTATTGAAGAAATATGCATTCCTTTGGATAGACAGTGCCACTACTACTTTTGTTGTGCTTAAGCACGCCATAACATCTTCACCGATTTTAGCAATACCCAACTTTAAGGAACCATTTGTGCTTGAAACCGATGCTTCAG AAACAAGCTACGTCCatactcgagctctcgctcaggcggagaacTCTCGTTTGAGCAAGGTGacatctcgctcaggtgagaggagctcgcctaagcgagaatgcgtGGGAACCTTGGCATGTCGTTGCAGTTTTAGCCCAGACAAGGGGTGGCCTCGCTCAGGtgaggagggctcgcctaagagAGAACTAGCGAGTCTGGCAGGGCTCTTTGTtgacagtctcgcctaa
- the LOC114193740 gene encoding replication protein A 32 kDa subunit A: MFSSSQFDATTAFSGGGFMSSQPSNFNDSSPAPSKSRETQGLVPVTVKQISEASQTGDEKSNFVINGVDLNNVTLVGMVFEKVERNTDVNFVLDDGTGRIKCRRWVNETFDTKEMEEVMNGMYVRVFGHLKSFQGVRQLVAFSVRPVTNFDEIPFHFIDCIHNHLRSKTKFEGITSTNPSSVSLNTPVKNAPNGSQAPSSTPAYAQYSVDGLKDCDKLIIDYLQQHSDMSDERGIHVNELSRELKLPMDRIMLSLKTLGDDGLVYSTIDDYHYKQA, encoded by the exons ATGTTTTCCAGCTCCCAATTCGATGCCACCACCGCCTTCTCCGGCGGCGGATTCATGTCCTCTCAGCCATCTAATTTCAACGATTCCTCTCCCGCACCGTCAAAA AGTCGCGAAACTCAGGGTTTGGTGCCGGTGACGGTTAAGCAGATCAGTGAAGCCTCTCAAACCGGTGACGAAAAGTCGAATTTCGTGATCAACGGTGTAGATCTGAACAAT GTAACACTAGTCGGGATGGTGTTTGAGAAAGTTGAGAGAAACACCgatgtcaattttgttttggacGATGGAACTGGACGAATAAAATGCCGAAGATG GGTTAATGAGACTTTTGACACAAAGGAAATGGAGGAAGTAAT GAATGGTATGTACGTCCGTGTTTTTGGGCATTTGAAAAGCTTCCAAGGCGTTAGGCAACTTGTTGCTTTCTCTGTCAG GCCCGTGACAAATTTTGATGAGATCCCTTTTCACTTTATTGATTGCATACATAACCATCTTCGCTCCAAAACGAAG TTTGAAGGAATCACTTCTACAAATCCTTCATCGGTCTCATTGAACACTCCTGTCAAAAATGCCCCAAATGGATCTCAGGCGCCATCATCAACTCCA GCATATGCACAGTATAGCGTGGATGGACTTAAGGATTGCGATAAATTGATTATTGACTACCTGCAGCAGCATTCAGATAT GTCAGATGAACGGGGAATACATGTCAATGAATTATCCCGGGAGCTCAAGCTTCCAATGGACAGGATCAT GTTGTCGCTGAAGACTCTTGGAGACGATGGTTTAGTATACTCCACCATTGATGATTACCATTACAAACAAGCTTGA